Proteins encoded in a region of the Puniceibacterium sp. IMCC21224 genome:
- a CDS encoding GNAT family N-acetyltransferase, with protein MTEHHPAKTADQTAARTIEVSVLASLDQIAPEIWDACACPEAADGGRAIDPFTTHRFLSALEKSGSVGDRTGWTPHYLTAAVDGETIAVAPLYGKGHSQGEYIFDHNWAQALENAGRHYYPKLQIAVPFTPATGRRFLTRPGFEVAGMSALVQGAVQIAADNELSSLHATFCTEAEAIAGEEMGLLRRTTQQFHWVNEGYADFDGFLAALSSRKRKTIRKERAKAQEFGGTIEVLTGDQIQPEHWDAFWMFYQDTGARKWGTPYLTRRFFDLAQDVLRDDILLVLARRDGDYIAGALNFIGRDTLFGRYWGCIEDHPCLHFELCYYQAIDFAISRRLSRVEAGAQGEHKLARGYLPTPVHSLHWIADAGFGQAVARYLQAERAAVNEDIEVLTAYGPFRKSQMEEHQ; from the coding sequence ATGACCGAACACCACCCGGCGAAAACGGCGGATCAGACTGCGGCTCGAACTATCGAAGTTTCTGTTCTGGCATCTCTTGACCAGATCGCGCCTGAAATTTGGGATGCTTGCGCCTGTCCCGAAGCCGCCGATGGCGGGCGTGCGATTGATCCCTTTACCACGCACAGATTTCTGTCGGCGCTGGAAAAATCAGGCTCGGTTGGTGATCGCACAGGCTGGACCCCGCATTACCTGACGGCTGCGGTCGACGGTGAAACGATTGCCGTCGCCCCGCTCTATGGCAAGGGGCACAGTCAGGGTGAATACATCTTTGACCACAACTGGGCGCAGGCGCTGGAAAACGCTGGTCGGCACTATTACCCGAAACTGCAAATCGCCGTGCCCTTCACCCCCGCCACCGGGCGACGGTTCCTCACCCGACCGGGGTTCGAGGTCGCGGGTATGTCCGCGCTGGTGCAGGGCGCTGTACAAATTGCCGCCGACAACGAATTGTCATCGCTGCACGCCACATTTTGCACCGAGGCCGAGGCCATTGCCGGCGAAGAAATGGGCCTGTTGCGCCGCACGACGCAACAATTCCACTGGGTCAACGAAGGCTACGCGGATTTCGACGGCTTCCTTGCGGCTCTTAGTTCGCGCAAACGCAAGACGATCCGCAAGGAACGCGCCAAGGCGCAGGAGTTTGGCGGCACAATCGAGGTGCTGACCGGCGATCAGATCCAGCCGGAACATTGGGACGCCTTCTGGATGTTCTATCAGGATACGGGCGCACGCAAATGGGGCACCCCCTACCTTACACGGCGGTTCTTTGATTTGGCACAAGACGTGCTGCGCGACGATATTTTGCTGGTGCTGGCGCGGCGCGACGGGGACTATATCGCCGGGGCGTTGAACTTTATCGGGCGCGACACATTGTTTGGCCGCTACTGGGGCTGTATCGAGGATCACCCCTGCTTGCATTTCGAACTGTGTTACTATCAGGCCATCGACTTTGCCATCAGTCGGAGACTGAGCCGGGTCGAGGCCGGCGCGCAGGGCGAACACAAGCTGGCACGCGGCTATTTACCGACACCGGTGCATTCGCTGCACTGGATCGCCGACGCGGGCTTTGGTCAGGCCGTAGCGCGCTATCTTCAGGCAGAACGCGCTGCGGTGAATGAGGATATCGAGGTTCTGACAGCCTATGGCCCGTTCAGAAAGTCACAGATGGAGGAACATCAATGA
- a CDS encoding phospholipid-binding protein MlaC yields the protein MRFIETRRGFLIGAATTGAGLMLPSGAWALSEGQARTLVEKVVAEIYRVIESGKPERALVSEFQRIFQAYSDTSYVAAYAMGNDARRATSAQKAAFSTAFNAYLARKYGKQFRDFVGGRVEVQEARSVKNYVEVRATAYLRAEAPFDMTFHVSDRTGSPRFFNMYVEGINMLLTERTEVGSMIDRRRGDLDAMIQDLKSAG from the coding sequence ATGCGATTTATTGAGACAAGGCGCGGTTTTCTGATCGGAGCGGCAACAACCGGGGCGGGACTGATGCTGCCCAGCGGTGCCTGGGCATTGAGCGAAGGTCAGGCCAGGACGCTGGTCGAGAAAGTAGTGGCAGAGATTTACCGCGTGATCGAATCGGGCAAACCGGAACGCGCGCTGGTATCCGAATTCCAGCGTATCTTTCAGGCGTATTCCGACACGTCCTATGTGGCGGCTTATGCTATGGGAAATGACGCGCGGCGCGCCACCTCTGCGCAAAAAGCCGCATTCTCCACGGCATTCAACGCCTATCTCGCGCGCAAATACGGCAAGCAGTTCCGCGATTTCGTCGGTGGCCGGGTCGAGGTTCAAGAGGCCAGGTCTGTCAAGAACTATGTCGAGGTGCGCGCAACCGCCTATCTGCGGGCCGAGGCTCCATTCGATATGACGTTCCATGTCTCGGACCGGACCGGCAGTCCGCGGTTCTTCAACATGTATGTCGAAGGCATCAATATGTTGTTGACCGAACGCACCGAGGTCGGGTCGATGATTGACCGCAGGCGCGGAGATCTTGATGCGATGATACAGGATCTCAAGTCAGCGGGATGA
- a CDS encoding HlyD family type I secretion periplasmic adaptor subunit — protein MSNPVKDFPLRTPMTIGILALLLLVGGFGTWAATTNISGAIIASGQIEVDQNRQIVQHPDGGVVAEILVDEGDTVTVGQPLIRLDPNLVKSELTIIEGQYFELVARRARLQAERDGSDTLAFDPDVLERAATDTEVAELVEGQRNLFDARRNSIASQIDQLSKRRDQIGNQITGIDAQQTALLRQLDLISQELTDQQSLLDKGLAQASRVLGLQREDARLSGTVGDLTAQKAQAEGRSTEIDIQILQLDTQRREEAITTLRDLQSRERELAEQRRALIERLDRMAITAPVSGVVYGLRVFAPRSVIRAADPVMYLVPQDRPLVIAAQVLPIHIDQLFQDQDVAVKFPALDQRLTPELFGTVTQISADAFQDETSQVSYYRAEIVLKDGEINRLPEGSALIPGMPVEAFIRTADRTPLAYLIKPFMDYFSKAFREG, from the coding sequence ATGAGCAATCCGGTCAAGGATTTCCCCCTGCGCACACCGATGACGATCGGCATTCTGGCATTGCTTTTGCTGGTCGGCGGGTTCGGCACATGGGCCGCGACGACCAACATCTCGGGCGCGATCATCGCATCCGGTCAGATCGAAGTTGACCAAAACCGCCAGATCGTCCAACATCCCGACGGTGGTGTCGTCGCCGAAATTTTGGTGGACGAGGGCGACACAGTGACTGTCGGCCAGCCACTCATCCGACTTGATCCCAATCTGGTAAAATCCGAACTGACCATCATCGAAGGTCAGTATTTTGAACTCGTCGCCCGGCGCGCGCGGCTTCAGGCGGAACGCGATGGCTCCGACACACTCGCGTTTGATCCAGACGTCCTGGAGAGGGCCGCGACGGACACCGAAGTGGCCGAACTGGTCGAAGGCCAACGCAATTTGTTCGACGCCCGCCGCAATTCCATCGCTTCGCAAATTGATCAATTGTCGAAACGACGCGACCAGATCGGCAACCAGATCACCGGGATCGACGCGCAGCAGACCGCACTTTTGCGCCAGCTTGATCTGATCAGCCAGGAACTGACGGATCAGCAATCCCTACTGGACAAGGGGCTGGCCCAGGCCAGTCGTGTGCTTGGTCTGCAACGCGAGGATGCGCGGCTGTCCGGCACCGTTGGTGACCTCACGGCGCAAAAGGCCCAGGCCGAGGGGCGCAGCACCGAAATCGACATTCAGATCCTGCAACTGGACACCCAGCGCCGCGAAGAGGCGATCACCACTCTGCGCGATCTGCAATCCCGCGAACGCGAGCTGGCCGAACAGCGGCGCGCGTTGATTGAACGGCTCGACCGTATGGCGATTACTGCCCCGGTTTCAGGTGTGGTCTATGGCTTGCGGGTGTTCGCGCCGCGTTCAGTCATCCGTGCGGCCGACCCGGTTATGTATCTGGTGCCGCAGGACCGTCCGCTGGTGATCGCAGCGCAGGTGCTGCCAATCCATATCGACCAGCTGTTTCAGGATCAGGATGTTGCGGTAAAATTTCCTGCATTGGATCAACGGCTTACCCCGGAATTGTTTGGCACCGTAACGCAAATTTCGGCTGATGCGTTTCAGGACGAAACGTCCCAAGTCAGTTACTACCGGGCCGAGATCGTGTTGAAAGACGGTGAAATAAATCGCCTCCCCGAAGGATCGGCCCTGATCCCCGGCATGCCGGTCGAGGCGTTTATCAGAACTGCCGACCGCACTCCGCTGGCCTATCTGATCAAGCCCTTCATGGACTACTTTTCCAAGGCCTTCCGCGAAGGCTGA
- a CDS encoding P-II family nitrogen regulator: MKLIIATIKPFKLEEVREALTAIGVRGMMVTEIKGFGSQSGHTEIYRGAEYAVNFVPKIKLEIVVSGAMADQVVETITTTAQTGKIGDGKIFVLDVLQAVRVRTGETNADAL, translated from the coding sequence GTGAAACTCATCATTGCGACGATCAAGCCGTTCAAGCTGGAGGAGGTCCGCGAGGCGCTGACTGCCATCGGCGTACGCGGCATGATGGTGACAGAAATCAAGGGCTTCGGCTCGCAATCGGGCCACACTGAGATTTATCGCGGCGCCGAATATGCCGTGAATTTTGTGCCGAAAATCAAACTCGAAATCGTTGTGTCCGGCGCGATGGCGGATCAGGTCGTTGAGACGATCACGACAACCGCACAGACCGGCAAAATCGGCGACGGCAAGATTTTCGTGCTCGACGTGCTTCAGGCTGTGCGTGTGCGCACCGGTGAGACAAACGCGGA
- a CDS encoding VacJ family lipoprotein — MKILRSVAGILALTLLTACAGTTPAATGGPDGINDPYEAQNRKVHAFNKRLDSGGSGGGVTGVYATAVPELVRDGISNFAETVSLPGSAANHLMQGDFLGFGGNLVRFTINATVGILGLADVATGLNLGEDETDFGETLYVWGAPEGVYLELPVFGASTERDAVGRVIDVFINPLSYVFTPRQRGVAFVAAVAERVDKRARLGNSVDTVLYGSVDSYAQTRIIYLQNRRFELGDTTTAPVGPDADPLALDTEGF; from the coding sequence ATGAAAATTTTGAGGTCCGTTGCTGGCATTCTGGCGCTGACATTGCTTACGGCCTGTGCGGGGACGACGCCGGCAGCCACGGGGGGGCCGGACGGCATCAACGATCCCTATGAGGCACAGAACCGCAAGGTGCACGCGTTTAACAAGCGCCTGGATTCAGGCGGTTCGGGTGGGGGTGTGACTGGGGTCTATGCAACGGCAGTGCCCGAATTGGTCCGCGACGGCATCTCGAATTTTGCCGAGACGGTCAGCCTGCCGGGGTCGGCTGCGAACCATCTGATGCAGGGGGATTTTCTGGGTTTTGGCGGCAATCTTGTGCGCTTTACGATCAACGCGACCGTGGGAATTTTGGGTCTGGCCGATGTGGCGACGGGGCTCAATCTGGGCGAGGACGAGACTGATTTTGGCGAAACGCTCTATGTCTGGGGGGCGCCCGAGGGGGTCTATCTGGAACTGCCGGTCTTTGGTGCTTCGACCGAACGCGACGCCGTGGGGCGGGTGATTGATGTTTTCATCAATCCGCTAAGCTATGTATTTACTCCGCGCCAGCGCGGCGTTGCCTTTGTCGCGGCGGTGGCGGAGCGGGTCGACAAGCGTGCCCGGCTGGGAAATTCGGTTGATACAGTCCTTTATGGATCTGTCGACAGCTATGCGCAGACGCGGATCATCTATTTGCAAAACCGGCGATTTGAGCTGGGAGATACGACAACAGCCCCTGTAGGTCCCGACGCGGATCCGCTGGCGTTGGATACGGAGGGTTTCTGA
- a CDS encoding transglycosylase domain-containing protein: MSDSGRGKGRLVADRRYPKSGGSKSTGTKKPVAKSGVTKRAPAKSRRKTAPRRPRNRFVAFILGIILWPLRILWRITWRLTAVCLLVLGSVVAYTYTTLPPLQALLDGRAQGSVTLLDRDSRVFAWRGDQFGGVVTAESVSPYLSNAVIATEDRRFRLHPGIDPIGIASAVSINLREGRGPLQGHGGSTITQQTAKLICLGVDFDSTKWENEKAYVAECRRSSLARKAKEAIYALAMEIKYTKDDILSIYLNRAYLGGGAYGAEAAAQRYFGKPASAVNAAEAAMLAGLLTAPSTLAPTSNIERSRDRASVVLSLMANQGYLTKAEADDARAHPAALSDAAEARAGGYFADWVMDTIPEFASVESRQDVEIRTTLDPRLQTAAENAMKAIFSEKVREGSKAQAAIVVMSADGAVRAMVGGRKTGVSGVFNRATQAKRQTGSAFKPFVYATALELGYGPFDTVVDEPYCLNIPGSGQWCPKNYTNTFKGRVTLTAALENSLNIPAVKISESVGRDLVRRVADDFGLASDLSDTPALALGASESTLLEMTGAYAGILNGGSSVRPYGLTELRIKGDPDPMIGQGGGIGERVIRETAAKELIYMMEKVISEGTGRRARLDGREAAGKTGTTQAARDAWFVGFTADYVAGVWMGYDDNTPLTGVTGGGLPAEIWHEVMVRVHEGLPARPLPMIIPQAPAPQPAPQPQQQPQSVQPEQPRQQKDPVTNFLDGLIRDLLGGGN, from the coding sequence ATGAGTGATTCAGGTCGCGGCAAAGGCCGCCTTGTGGCCGACCGCCGCTATCCCAAATCTGGCGGATCCAAATCCACTGGCACGAAGAAACCCGTCGCCAAATCCGGCGTGACCAAACGTGCGCCCGCCAAATCGCGGCGCAAGACTGCCCCGCGCCGTCCACGCAACCGGTTTGTCGCCTTTATACTCGGCATCATCCTGTGGCCTCTGCGCATCCTGTGGCGGATTACATGGCGGCTGACCGCTGTGTGTCTGCTCGTGCTCGGCAGTGTCGTTGCGTACACCTACACGACATTGCCTCCGTTGCAGGCCCTGCTGGACGGGCGCGCACAGGGATCGGTCACATTGCTGGATCGCGACAGCCGCGTCTTTGCCTGGCGTGGCGATCAGTTTGGCGGCGTTGTCACAGCCGAAAGCGTGTCGCCCTATCTGAGCAACGCGGTTATCGCGACCGAAGATCGGCGCTTTCGTCTGCATCCCGGCATTGATCCCATCGGTATCGCGAGTGCGGTCAGCATCAACCTGCGCGAAGGGCGCGGCCCGTTGCAAGGGCACGGCGGCTCGACCATCACCCAACAGACTGCAAAACTGATCTGCCTTGGCGTTGATTTCGATTCGACCAAGTGGGAAAATGAAAAGGCCTATGTCGCCGAATGTCGGCGCAGTTCGTTGGCGCGCAAGGCGAAAGAGGCGATTTACGCCCTCGCGATGGAAATCAAGTACACAAAGGATGATATCCTTTCGATTTACCTGAACCGCGCCTATCTTGGCGGCGGTGCCTACGGTGCCGAAGCTGCCGCACAACGCTATTTTGGCAAACCGGCGTCCGCCGTGAACGCAGCCGAGGCGGCGATGCTTGCCGGGTTGCTGACCGCGCCCAGCACGCTTGCCCCAACCAGCAACATCGAACGGTCGCGTGACCGCGCGTCTGTTGTGCTAAGTCTGATGGCCAACCAAGGCTACCTGACCAAAGCCGAGGCCGATGACGCCCGCGCCCATCCCGCAGCGTTGTCCGATGCCGCTGAGGCGCGTGCCGGCGGCTATTTCGCCGATTGGGTCATGGACACGATTCCCGAATTTGCGTCGGTCGAATCACGCCAGGATGTCGAAATCCGCACGACGCTGGATCCCCGCCTTCAGACCGCGGCCGAGAATGCAATGAAGGCGATCTTTTCCGAAAAGGTCCGCGAAGGCTCCAAGGCGCAGGCCGCAATTGTGGTGATGTCCGCCGACGGTGCCGTCCGTGCCATGGTCGGCGGGCGCAAGACCGGCGTGTCCGGCGTGTTCAACCGCGCCACCCAGGCCAAGCGACAGACCGGATCGGCGTTCAAACCGTTTGTCTACGCCACCGCGCTGGAACTAGGATATGGCCCGTTCGATACGGTGGTGGACGAACCCTATTGTCTGAATATTCCCGGTTCGGGGCAATGGTGCCCCAAGAACTATACCAACACCTTCAAGGGCCGCGTCACCTTAACCGCGGCGCTGGAAAATTCGCTGAACATTCCGGCGGTCAAGATTTCCGAATCCGTCGGGCGCGATCTGGTGCGCCGTGTCGCGGATGATTTTGGACTGGCCTCGGATCTGTCGGACACGCCGGCGCTGGCGCTGGGTGCGTCGGAATCAACGCTGCTTGAGATGACCGGTGCTTATGCGGGTATCCTGAATGGCGGCTCATCCGTGCGACCCTATGGCCTGACCGAGCTGCGCATCAAAGGTGACCCCGATCCGATGATCGGACAAGGCGGCGGCATAGGTGAGCGGGTGATTCGCGAAACGGCCGCGAAAGAGCTGATTTACATGATGGAAAAGGTCATTTCAGAAGGCACAGGCCGACGTGCCCGACTGGATGGCCGCGAGGCCGCGGGCAAGACCGGCACCACCCAAGCCGCTCGCGATGCCTGGTTTGTGGGCTTCACGGCGGATTATGTGGCTGGCGTCTGGATGGGGTATGATGACAACACGCCGCTGACCGGCGTCACCGGCGGGGGTCTACCGGCCGAAATCTGGCATGAAGTCATGGTGCGCGTCCACGAAGGCCTTCCCGCCCGGCCCCTGCCGATGATCATCCCGCAGGCCCCGGCTCCACAGCCCGCGCCGCAACCCCAGCAGCAACCGCAGTCGGTTCAACCCGAACAACCCCGGCAACAAAAAGACCCGGTGACGAACTTCCTGGACGGGCTGATCCGCGATTTACTGGGCGGCGGGAACTAA
- a CDS encoding type I secretion system permease/ATPase gives MNDRAKSKGLDELRAARRESRLYYWFVGIFSLFVNLLMLTGPLYMLQVYDRVLGSRSEATLIALTVLLVFLYGMMGLLDYVRGRVMGRVAARFQSRLDLRVFDAVVRRASVQPDELSATGLRDLESVQRLMASPVLMAIFDIPWTPVFLIGISLFHPWLGYLAMAGGVLLISITLINQLVTRDPTLKSNVATFQSEKISEQIRGESEMVTAMGMRGDAFRRWQKARDASLKGQIASADLLGTFSTMTRTFRLLLQSAMLGLGAYLVLQNQLTPGAMIAGSILMGRALAPIELAIGQWAAVQRARKGWDNLAQLLGEVPEEAPRTELPHPQAKLDVQQLTIVPPGEQQAALRLVSFTLMPGQALGVIGPSGAGKSTLARALTGVWRPAGGKIRLDGATLDQYGPDVLGRYMGYLPQRVTLFDGTIAENIARLSTAPDSAKVVAAAQKAAAHDMILKLPDGYDTRVSAAGGRLSGGQMQRIGLARAMYGDPVILVLDEPNSNLDNEGSEAVNQAIRTMKEEGKSVLIMAHRPAAIKECDMLLMLDGGSRTAFGPKDEVLQKMVQNHQQISKAAGPGGMR, from the coding sequence ATGAATGATCGCGCAAAATCCAAAGGCCTGGACGAGCTTCGTGCCGCCCGCCGAGAAAGCCGCCTCTATTACTGGTTCGTCGGTATTTTCAGCCTTTTCGTCAATTTGTTGATGCTGACCGGACCGCTGTACATGCTTCAGGTCTATGACCGCGTCCTTGGCTCGCGGTCAGAGGCAACGCTGATCGCGCTGACAGTCTTGTTGGTGTTCCTTTATGGCATGATGGGCCTGCTGGATTATGTTCGCGGCCGGGTCATGGGGCGGGTAGCGGCGCGATTTCAGTCGCGGCTTGATCTGCGGGTGTTTGATGCCGTGGTGCGCCGCGCGTCCGTCCAGCCGGACGAATTGTCGGCCACCGGACTGCGCGATCTGGAATCGGTGCAACGGCTGATGGCCTCTCCGGTTCTGATGGCGATTTTTGATATTCCGTGGACGCCGGTTTTTCTGATCGGCATTTCACTGTTTCACCCCTGGCTGGGCTATCTGGCGATGGCGGGTGGTGTGTTGCTGATCTCGATCACGCTGATCAACCAGCTGGTGACCCGCGATCCGACGCTGAAATCCAACGTCGCCACCTTCCAGTCCGAAAAGATATCCGAGCAGATCCGCGGCGAATCCGAGATGGTGACAGCCATGGGTATGCGCGGCGACGCCTTCCGTCGGTGGCAAAAAGCGCGCGACGCCTCGCTCAAAGGGCAGATCGCGTCGGCTGACCTGCTTGGCACCTTCTCGACCATGACACGCACCTTTCGGCTGCTGCTGCAATCGGCGATGCTGGGACTGGGGGCCTATCTGGTGCTGCAAAACCAGTTGACGCCGGGTGCGATGATTGCCGGGTCGATCCTGATGGGCCGTGCGCTGGCACCGATCGAACTGGCCATCGGCCAGTGGGCCGCAGTGCAACGCGCCCGCAAGGGCTGGGATAACCTGGCGCAACTGTTGGGTGAAGTCCCCGAAGAGGCGCCGCGTACCGAACTGCCCCATCCGCAGGCAAAACTGGACGTGCAGCAACTGACCATTGTGCCACCGGGCGAACAGCAGGCCGCGCTGCGGCTGGTGTCGTTTACACTGATGCCCGGTCAGGCGCTGGGTGTGATCGGCCCGTCAGGCGCCGGCAAATCCACGCTGGCGCGGGCGCTCACCGGCGTCTGGCGACCGGCGGGCGGCAAGATCCGGCTCGATGGCGCAACACTCGACCAATACGGGCCGGATGTACTGGGGCGCTACATGGGGTATTTGCCTCAGCGCGTGACACTTTTCGACGGCACCATCGCCGAAAACATCGCACGCCTGTCAACCGCCCCCGACAGTGCCAAAGTGGTCGCGGCGGCGCAAAAGGCTGCGGCGCATGACATGATCCTCAAATTACCCGATGGTTATGACACCCGCGTATCTGCGGCCGGCGGGCGTCTTTCGGGCGGACAGATGCAGCGCATCGGGCTGGCCCGCGCGATGTATGGCGATCCGGTGATTCTGGTGCTGGACGAACCGAACTCGAACCTCGACAACGAAGGGTCCGAGGCGGTCAATCAGGCGATCCGCACAATGAAGGAAGAGGGCAAGTCGGTGCTGATCATGGCCCACCGCCCCGCCGCGATCAAGGAATGCGATATGCTGCTGATGCTTGACGGCGGCAGCCGCACCGCCTTTGGCCCCAAGGATGAGGTGCTGCAAAAGATGGTCCAGAACCACCAGCAGATCAGCAAGGCCGCTGGCCCCGGAGGCATGCGATGA
- a CDS encoding RidA family protein, with the protein MTNAIDARLTELGITLPDAPAPAANYVPYVLTGSTLYVSGQVSSGPDGLIKGKLGDGISVEDAAGAAKCCALSLLAQVRAACGGDLTRLTRVVKLTGFVNSTQDFTDQPKVINGASDFFVELLGDTGRHSRSAVSAASLPFGVAVEIEGIFEIA; encoded by the coding sequence ATGACCAATGCCATCGACGCCCGCCTGACCGAACTGGGCATCACTCTGCCTGACGCTCCGGCCCCTGCCGCCAATTATGTGCCCTATGTGCTGACCGGCAGCACGCTCTATGTTTCGGGTCAGGTGTCCAGCGGCCCCGATGGCCTGATCAAAGGGAAACTGGGCGACGGCATTTCAGTCGAAGACGCCGCCGGTGCAGCAAAATGCTGCGCTCTTAGCCTGCTGGCGCAGGTCCGTGCCGCCTGTGGGGGTGATCTCACCCGGCTCACGCGCGTGGTAAAGCTGACCGGCTTTGTGAACTCCACTCAGGATTTTACCGACCAGCCCAAGGTGATCAACGGCGCGTCGGATTTCTTTGTTGAACTGCTCGGCGATACCGGGCGGCATTCGCGCTCGGCAGTTTCTGCCGCGTCTTTGCCGTTTGGCGTCGCGGTCGAGATCGAAGGCATCTTTGAAATCGCATGA
- a CDS encoding peroxiredoxin, whose protein sequence is MAISTGDKLPDATLVCLGDGGPEQVALADTIKGRKVVIFAVPGAFTPTCHSAHVPSFVRTKGDFDAKGVDEIICVSVNDPFVMKAWGEATGATAAGITMLADADSSFTKAIGMDFDAPPAGLIARSKRYAMLVEDGVVTQFLPEESPGTCEVSAGESLLAKL, encoded by the coding sequence ATGGCGATTTCAACAGGGGACAAACTGCCCGACGCAACGCTGGTGTGTCTGGGCGACGGTGGACCCGAACAGGTTGCGCTGGCCGATACGATCAAAGGCCGCAAAGTGGTGATCTTCGCTGTGCCGGGCGCGTTCACCCCGACCTGTCATTCGGCGCATGTACCGAGCTTTGTCCGCACCAAGGGCGACTTTGACGCCAAAGGCGTCGATGAGATCATCTGCGTCTCGGTCAACGACCCCTTTGTGATGAAAGCCTGGGGCGAGGCGACCGGCGCGACGGCGGCAGGCATCACCATGCTGGCCGACGCGGATAGCAGCTTTACCAAGGCGATCGGGATGGATTTTGACGCGCCGCCAGCCGGGCTGATCGCGCGATCCAAACGCTATGCGATGCTGGTTGAGGATGGCGTTGTCACACAATTCCTGCCGGAAGAAAGCCCCGGCACCTGCGAAGTTTCCGCAGGGGAATCACTGCTGGCCAAACTCTGA
- a CDS encoding 4a-hydroxytetrahydrobiopterin dehydratase, with the protein MIELLSDTARKTMLEPLFETGWAMVDGRDAICKTFVFGNFIEAFSWMTRAAFWAEKWDHHPEWSNVYKTVEVTLATHDVDGLSSLDAKLARKLDTL; encoded by the coding sequence ATGATCGAACTGCTGTCCGACACGGCCCGCAAAACGATGCTTGAACCGCTCTTTGAAACCGGTTGGGCCATGGTCGACGGGCGCGATGCGATCTGCAAGACTTTTGTCTTTGGCAATTTCATCGAAGCCTTCAGCTGGATGACCCGCGCCGCATTCTGGGCCGAAAAATGGGATCATCACCCGGAATGGTCAAACGTTTATAAGACTGTCGAGGTCACGCTGGCCACGCATGATGTTGACGGTCTGAGCTCACTGGATGCCAAGCTTGCGCGCAAACTCGACACCCTGTGA
- a CDS encoding glycerophosphodiester phosphodiesterase family protein: protein MTPALPAAFLDRPLAHRALHGPGAPENSLTAIRRAIEAGYGVEIDVQLSSDGQAMVFHDEHLTRLTEASGAVRQHDSAALQQIALRGGTDTIATLTQVLDLVAGRVPLLIEIKDQDGRLGTDLGPLEQATTAALANYKGPVAVMSFNPHSVALMAQLAPHIPRGLTTCAYSAKDWPDLPEATRSTLRAIPDYDRTKACFISHHAVDLAAPRVAELKTGGAVILCWTIRSGADEIAARVHADNITFEGYAA, encoded by the coding sequence ATGACTCCCGCCCTGCCTGCCGCATTTCTGGACCGACCTCTGGCACACCGGGCGTTACATGGCCCCGGTGCGCCAGAGAATTCTCTGACCGCCATTCGTCGCGCGATCGAAGCCGGCTATGGGGTCGAGATTGACGTGCAACTGTCCAGCGACGGGCAGGCGATGGTGTTTCACGACGAACATCTGACCCGCCTGACCGAAGCATCGGGCGCGGTGCGTCAGCACGACTCAGCTGCCTTGCAACAAATTGCGCTTCGGGGCGGGACCGACACAATCGCGACGCTGACGCAGGTGCTGGACCTTGTGGCAGGCCGCGTTCCCCTGCTGATCGAAATCAAGGATCAGGACGGTCGCCTTGGCACCGACCTTGGTCCGTTGGAACAGGCGACCACCGCCGCGCTGGCGAACTACAAAGGCCCCGTCGCGGTGATGTCGTTTAATCCGCACAGCGTCGCGCTCATGGCGCAACTGGCCCCACACATCCCGCGTGGGCTGACCACCTGCGCCTACAGCGCCAAAGACTGGCCCGATCTGCCCGAGGCGACCCGTAGTACACTGCGCGCCATTCCCGATTATGATCGCACCAAAGCGTGTTTTATCAGTCATCACGCCGTAGACCTCGCCGCGCCACGTGTGGCCGAACTCAAGACCGGCGGCGCCGTGATCCTGTGCTGGACCATTCGCTCAGGTGCCGACGAAATCGCCGCGCGGGTCCATGCCGACAACATCACGTTTGAGGGCTACGCCGCTTGA